From a region of the Castanea sativa cultivar Marrone di Chiusa Pesio chromosome 10, ASM4071231v1 genome:
- the LOC142612138 gene encoding uncharacterized protein LOC142612138, which translates to MVEDVICRPHILDRFANFKDLFLGFLKAGDLTFVDRFVMVCRSVWFKRNAVRLKQVSLPYDQIFSDAAARLHEFHLAADPTVMTASIPSSNSWSPPQTPFYKANFDGALFQDINKAGIGVVIRDSAGLVIGALSEIISLPPSVIEVEALACQIAIIFARELGLQEVVFEGDSETLIKSLNSESTSLSQFGHLVDDSRAAALELQSYFFSHIACVDLMRAVWLDFSKAKQVEICAP; encoded by the exons ATGGTGGAGGACGTTATATGCAGACCACACATCCTTGATCGTTTTGCAAACTTCAAAGATTTGTTTCTGGGATTTTTGAAGGCTGGAGACCTTACCTTTGTTGATCGTTTTGTGATGGTTTGCAGGAGTGTTTGGTTTAAGAGGAATGCTGTTCGCCTGAAGCAAGTTTCTCTTCCTTATGATCAGATTTTCTCCGATGCTGCAGCAAGACTTCATGAATTCCACCTTGCTGCTGATCCCACGGTCATGACAGCATCTATCCCTAGCTCCAACAGTTGGTCTCCGCCTCAGACACCTTTTTACAAAGCTAATTTTGATGGTGCTTTGTTCCAGGATATTAATAAGGCAGGTATTGGGGTGGTTATCAGAGATTCAGCTGGTTTGGTCATTGGAGCTTTATCTGAAATCATTAGCTTACCTCCTTCTGTCATAGAGGTGGAGGCCCTTGCTTGCCAAATAGCTATTATTTTTGCGAGGGAGCTAGGATTGCAGGAGGTTGTCTTTGAAGGAGACTCTGAAACATTGATTAAGAGTCTGAATTCGGAGAGTACCAGTTTGTCTCAATTTGGCCACCTGGTGGACGACTCACGTGCTGCTGCCTTGGAGCTTCAGtcttattttttctctcat ATTGCATGTGTTGATTTAATGAGAGCGGTCTGGTTGGATTTCTCAAAAGCAAAACAAGTAGAAATTTGTGCCCCCTGA